In Hippoglossus stenolepis isolate QCI-W04-F060 chromosome 13, HSTE1.2, whole genome shotgun sequence, a single genomic region encodes these proteins:
- the pou1f1 gene encoding pituitary-specific positive transcription factor 1 isoform X2 translates to MACQAFSTDSFAQLSGDSALPILMHHASASDCLPSTSHAHSMVSAVSSGLSLGQSSKRSHMHLSTSSLGNALGNSPPSLHYPVAPCHYSNQQATYGMMTAQEMLSASISQTCILQTCGVPHPNMLSGANQLQGSLTPCLYKFPDHGLSSGSCALSHGFSSLPSAILSTDEAPGGPTVGEMKTDAQRKSMRDSDDTPAMDSPQIRELEMFANDFKIRRIKLGYTQTNVGEALAAVHGSEFSQTTICRFENLQLSFKNACKLKAILAKWLNEAELAGALYNDKIGMNERKRKRRTTISLGAKEALEHSFVEKSKPSSQEIARIAKGLHLEKEVVRVWFCNRRQREKRVKTSLNLSSCLSKINPNCLSQMSKAQRPMT, encoded by the exons ATGGCGTGTCAGGCCTTCAGCACAGACTCTTTCGCCCAGCTGTCAGGAGACTCAGCTTTGCCGATCCTCATGCACCATGCCTCCGCCAGTGACTGCCTGCCATCCACGTCCCACGCACACAGCATGGTTTCTGCAG TGTCATCTGGACTTTCACTGGGTCAGAGCTCCAAGCGCTCACACATGCATctgtccacctcctccctcgGCAACGCACTTGGCAACAGCCCCCCGAGCCTTCATTACCCAGTCGCCCCCTGTCACTACAGCAACCAGCAGGCCACCTATGGCATGATGACAG CTCAGGAGATGCTCTCTGCCAGTATCTCTCAGACTTGTATCCTGCAGACATGTGGAGTCCCTCACCCTAATATGTTGAGCGGCGCAAACCAACTGCAAG GGTCTCTTACTCCTTGCTTGTACAAGTTTCCAGATCATGGTCTGAGTAGCGGCTCTTGCGCATTAAGCCACGGTTTCTCTTCGCTGCCCTCGGCTATTCTCTCGACTGATGAGGCCCCTGGGGGCCCCACTGTCGGAGAGATGAAAACTGACGCCCAGAGGAAGAGCATGCGGGACTCCGACGATACCCCCGCCATGGACTCCCCGCAGATACGAGAGCTGGAGATGTTTGCCAATGACTTCAAGATACGGAGGATCAAACTGG GCTATACCCAGACTAATGTAGGCGAGGCGCTCGCTGCTGTGCACGGCTCAGAGTTCAGCCAGACCACGATCTGCCGCTTTGAAAATTTGCAGCTGAGCTTTAAGAACGCCTGCAAACTCAAGGCCATTCTGGCAAAATGGCTGAATGAAGCGGAGCTGGCTGGCG CCTTGTACAACGATAAAATAGGGATGAATGAGCGAAAGAGAAAACGGAGAACAACTATCAG CCTGGGAGCTAAGGAGGCTCTGGAGCACAGCTTCGTGGAGAAAAGTAAACCGTCCTCTCAGGAAATAGCGCGGATCGCCAAAGGCCTCCACCTGGAGAAGGAGGTGGTCCGAGTCTGGTTCTGCAACCGGCGCCAGCGGGAGAAACGGGTGAAAACGAGCCTGAACCTCAGCTCCTGTTTGTCCAAGATCAACCCAAACTGCCTCTCACAGATGAGTAAAGCCCAGAGGCCGATGACGTAG
- the pou1f1 gene encoding pituitary-specific positive transcription factor 1 isoform X1 codes for MACQAFSTDSFAQLSGDSALPILMHHASASDCLPSTSHAHSMVSAVSSGLSLGQSSKRSHMHLSTSSLGNALGNSPPSLHYPVAPCHYSNQQATYGMMTAQEMLSASISQTCILQTCGVPHPNMLSGANQLQGSLTPCLYKFPDHGLSSGSCALSHGFSSLPSAILSTDEAPGGPTVGEMKTDAQRKSMRDSDDTPAMDSPQIRELEMFANDFKIRRIKLGYTQTNVGEALAAVHGSEFSQTTICRFENLQLSFKNACKLKAILAKWLNEAELAGALYNDKIGMNERKRKRRTTIRYLILGAKEALEHSFVEKSKPSSQEIARIAKGLHLEKEVVRVWFCNRRQREKRVKTSLNLSSCLSKINPNCLSQMSKAQRPMT; via the exons ATGGCGTGTCAGGCCTTCAGCACAGACTCTTTCGCCCAGCTGTCAGGAGACTCAGCTTTGCCGATCCTCATGCACCATGCCTCCGCCAGTGACTGCCTGCCATCCACGTCCCACGCACACAGCATGGTTTCTGCAG TGTCATCTGGACTTTCACTGGGTCAGAGCTCCAAGCGCTCACACATGCATctgtccacctcctccctcgGCAACGCACTTGGCAACAGCCCCCCGAGCCTTCATTACCCAGTCGCCCCCTGTCACTACAGCAACCAGCAGGCCACCTATGGCATGATGACAG CTCAGGAGATGCTCTCTGCCAGTATCTCTCAGACTTGTATCCTGCAGACATGTGGAGTCCCTCACCCTAATATGTTGAGCGGCGCAAACCAACTGCAAG GGTCTCTTACTCCTTGCTTGTACAAGTTTCCAGATCATGGTCTGAGTAGCGGCTCTTGCGCATTAAGCCACGGTTTCTCTTCGCTGCCCTCGGCTATTCTCTCGACTGATGAGGCCCCTGGGGGCCCCACTGTCGGAGAGATGAAAACTGACGCCCAGAGGAAGAGCATGCGGGACTCCGACGATACCCCCGCCATGGACTCCCCGCAGATACGAGAGCTGGAGATGTTTGCCAATGACTTCAAGATACGGAGGATCAAACTGG GCTATACCCAGACTAATGTAGGCGAGGCGCTCGCTGCTGTGCACGGCTCAGAGTTCAGCCAGACCACGATCTGCCGCTTTGAAAATTTGCAGCTGAGCTTTAAGAACGCCTGCAAACTCAAGGCCATTCTGGCAAAATGGCTGAATGAAGCGGAGCTGGCTGGCG CCTTGTACAACGATAAAATAGGGATGAATGAGCGAAAGAGAAAACGGAGAACAACTATCAGGTATCTAAT CCTGGGAGCTAAGGAGGCTCTGGAGCACAGCTTCGTGGAGAAAAGTAAACCGTCCTCTCAGGAAATAGCGCGGATCGCCAAAGGCCTCCACCTGGAGAAGGAGGTGGTCCGAGTCTGGTTCTGCAACCGGCGCCAGCGGGAGAAACGGGTGAAAACGAGCCTGAACCTCAGCTCCTGTTTGTCCAAGATCAACCCAAACTGCCTCTCACAGATGAGTAAAGCCCAGAGGCCGATGACGTAG
- the chmp2ba gene encoding charged multivesicular body protein 2Ba — MASLFKKKTVDDIIKEQSKELRGTQRQITRDRAALEKQEKQMEAEIKKMAKTGNKEACKILAKQLVQLRKQKNRTYAVSSKVTSMSTQTKVMNSQMKMAGAMSSTAKTMQAVNKKMDPQKTLQTMQDFQKENMKMDMTEEMINDTLDEIFDDSGDEEESQDIVNQVLDEIGIEISGKMVRAPAAGKSLPSAAAAKKATISDDEIERQLRALGVD; from the exons ACATCATCAAGGAACAGTCGAAAGAGTTGCGTGGCACTCAGAGACAGATCACCAGAGACAGAGCGGCGCTggagaaacaagagaaacaaatg GAGGCAGAGATCAAGAAAATGGCAAAGACTGGGAACAAGGAAGCGTGTAAGATCCTCGCCAAGCAGCTGGTCCAGCTAAGGAAGCAGAAAAACCGAACGTACGCCGTCAGCTCTAAGGTCACCTCCATGTCGACGCAGACGAAGGTCATGAACTCTCAAATGAAGATGGCCGGTGCCATGTCCAGCACAGCCAAG ACAATGCAAGCGGTGAATAAAAAGATGGATCCTCAGAAGACCCTTCAGACTATGCAGGATTTCCAGAAGGagaacatgaagatggacatgACGGAAGAGATGA TCAACGACACTTTGGATGAGATCTTTGATGATTCTGGGGATGAGGAAGAATCCCAGGACATTGTCAACCAGGTTCTGGATGAGATCGGCATTGAGATCTCTGGAAAG ATGGTGAGAGCTCCAGCTGCAGGAAAGAGCCTCCCCAGCGCCGCCGCTGCCAAAAAAGCCACCATCTCTGACGACGAGATCGAGCGACAGCTCCGAGCGCTGGGAGTGGACTaa